The genomic DNA CGCGCAATACGAGACCGTGTACGCGCCGCTCTACCCGCTGTCTTTCTACGCCATGGTGGCCCAGCGCTACATGCACGACTACGGCGCCACACCGGAGCAACTGGCGAACGTCGCCGTGTCCGCGCGCCAGTGGGCCGCGCTCAATCCGAAGGCCTTCAAGCGCGAGCCGCTGACAGTCGCGGAAGTGCTCGCCTCGCCGATGGTCAGCTCGCCGCTGCACGCACTGGACTGCTGCCTCGTCACGGATGGCGGCGGCGCGGTCATCGTCACCTCGCTGGAACGCGCGAAGACGCTGGCCAGGCGGCCGGTGCAGGTGCTCGGCTACGCGGAGACCACCACCCACGACGCGATGTCGCAGGTGCCCGATCTGCTGCACCACGGCTCCGCCGTCACCGGCGCGCGCGCGCTCGGCATGGCGGGCGTCACGACGAAGGAGATCGACGTCATCCAGATCTACGACGCGTTCACCATCAACGTGCTGGTCGGCCTGGAGAACCTCGGCTTCTGCCAGCCCGGCGAGGCCGCGGCCCTGGTGGCCGATGGATGCATCGGGCCGGGCGGCTCGCTGCCGGTCAACACGCAGGGCGGCGGCCTGTCGTACTGCCATCCGGGCATGTTCGGCATCTTCCTGCTCATCGAGGCCGTGCGCCAGCTGCGCGGCGAGTGCGGCGAGCGCCAGGTGCCGAAAGCCGAGACAGCGCTCTGCCACGCGACGGGTGGCATTTTCAGCGCGCATGCAAGCGTCGTATTGGGAGTACGTTGATGGGCCTGCAAAGATCACTGCCGGAAACCGACGGCTACGCCGGGGCCTACTGGAAGGCCGCCTCCAAGGGCCAACTGCTGATCCAGCGCTGCGCCGCCTGCGGAAAGCACCAGCACTACGCGAGGCCCTTCTGCCTGGCCTGCGGCGAACGCGATCCGGCCTGGGTGCCGGCATCCGGCAAGGGCACCGTGTGGTCCTTCACGACGGTGCATCGCGGTCCTTACGAAGACCTGCCGACGCCCTACGTGGTGGCGCTGGTGCGGCTGGAAGAAGGCGTGGTGCTGCTCTCGCACATCGTCGACGCGAAGCCCGACAAAGTGCAGTGCGACCAGGCGGTCGAGCTGCTGTTCCAGGACTTCCGCGAAGGCGTGCGGCTGCCGGTCTTCCGTCTTCGGGAGAGCGTGCGATGAAGCGCGTGCTGATCGCCAACCGCGGCGAGATCGCGCTGCGCATCGTGCGCGCCTGCAAGGAGCTCGGCCTCGAGACCGTGG from Variovorax sp. PBL-E5 includes the following:
- a CDS encoding Zn-ribbon domain-containing OB-fold protein, with translation MGLQRSLPETDGYAGAYWKAASKGQLLIQRCAACGKHQHYARPFCLACGERDPAWVPASGKGTVWSFTTVHRGPYEDLPTPYVVALVRLEEGVVLLSHIVDAKPDKVQCDQAVELLFQDFREGVRLPVFRLRESVR
- a CDS encoding acetyl-CoA acetyltransferase, with the translated sequence MAVVNLKPCAIAGVAESDLGTVPDRTATDLAVQASLAALDDAGLKVSQVDAVFTCNLSRFSAIQLSEHLGIQPRYLDSTLVGGASFEMHLAHACAAIQAGLCEVALIAYGSVQRSKRARKLEGFVESGTSAAQYETVYAPLYPLSFYAMVAQRYMHDYGATPEQLANVAVSARQWAALNPKAFKREPLTVAEVLASPMVSSPLHALDCCLVTDGGGAVIVTSLERAKTLARRPVQVLGYAETTTHDAMSQVPDLLHHGSAVTGARALGMAGVTTKEIDVIQIYDAFTINVLVGLENLGFCQPGEAAALVADGCIGPGGSLPVNTQGGGLSYCHPGMFGIFLLIEAVRQLRGECGERQVPKAETALCHATGGIFSAHASVVLGVR